CCCGACCCGCAGCCCGATTCGGGCATCACACAAACCGGGTTGCGCAACAGCATATCCCGGCCGACTACGACCAGCGTGCCCGGTAGCTACCCCCCGAGTAGCTCCTACGCGCCCGGCAACTTCGGCACCCCCACACCGGTCATTTCGCAGCCGCCCACGGGCGTCGTGTTGGGCGAAATGCCGATGACTCAGCCGATGACACCCGGCGCGCTGACGCAGCCGCGTGCCGTTCCGGGCACGCCGAGCATCACCGAGTCGCGCGACCCGACCAGGCGCATCCCCACCGGGAGCCTTCCCAGTGAGGGCGTTGTGGTTCCGTCTGTTGCGCCCGGCTTCGACTGCCCGGTGGGGACGGACGATCCGTTCTACAACGCGAACCAGCAGCACGGCCCCTTCGATCGCCTGGCCAGCACCCGAAGGTCGTGGTGGTTGACCTCAGAAGTGCTGCTGTGGTGGAACCGCGGCAGTCAGGTGCCGCCGCTGGTGACGACCAGTTCGCCGCAATTTAACGGCATCATCGGTCAGGGCGACACGCGGGTGCTGCTCGGCGGGTCGTTCGGTGACACCTACCACGTCGGCGGGCGCATCGGGGCCGGCTACTGGTTCGGCGAAAACGAGTGCCGCGGGATCGACGCCCGCGTGTTCTGGGTCGCGCCGACCACGGCGACGTTCTCGGCGAACACCAATCAGTACCCGCTGCTGGCGCGGCCGTTCTTCAACATCAACGGCACGCTCTCGGACCCGAACTTTGGGTTCGGCCAGTCGTCAGAAGTGATCGCTGGTCCCGGCGTCGCGATCGGCAGCGTCACCGCCGCCATGAAGAGCACCGTGTGGGGCGGGGAACTCAACTACCGGCGCTACCTCATCGGGGACTCGACCGCGCGGATCGACCTGCTCGCCGGTTACCGCTACTTGGATGTGACCGAGCAGCTCACGATCACCGAGCGGTTCGCGCGCACCGCGGACTCGGACCCGAACGTCGGCATCCCGGCGATCTCGGGCGTGATTAACGACTCGTTCCGCACCGAGAACCAGTTCCACGGTGGTCAGATCGGGATCGCGGGGACGTTCCAGCGCGGGCGCTGGTCGCTCGATCCGCGTGCGACGGTCGCGTTCGGTACCGTTCACCAGACGGTGGAAATTAACGGCTCTCAGGCGCTGACGTTCGCGAACGGCCTGACGACCACGACACCCGGCGGGTTGCTCGCGGTGCCCGGGGCGAACATCGGGCGCTTCAGCCAGGACAAGTTCGCGGTCGTGCCCGAGGTCGGGCTGAACGTCGGATGGCAGGCCACGGAGCGCCTGAAACTGTTCCTCGGCTACAACTTCCTGTACCTGAGCAGCGCGGTGCGTCCGGGCGAGGCGATCGACACCCGGCTCGACGCGGCCCGCGTACCGAACCTGCTCCCGCCGGGGTCCGGGTCGCCGCTGGTCAGCCCGATCCGTCCGCAGCCGCAATTCAGCACGAGCGGCTACTTCATCCAGGGCATCAGCTTCGGCTTCGCGTTCAAATGGTGAGCCAGTAGAAAGGTTCGCTACCCGGCCCTCTCCCATAACCGGGGGAGGGCCGTCGCATTTCATCTCCCGATCAGCCTCGATATTTGTCTGCGACGGCACACTTTAAGAAATCTCCAAATCGCGCCCGAAACGGTCTTTACACGCTCGGTTCTCATTGGCATAAGCCGCCCACTCACTGCGAATAGTCACCCGCTGAAGACGTGCCGTTGGGGAACGCGCGGATCACGGGCTGCCGCTCGAGCCGCGCTTGCGGTACTGCGGGAAATGGGGGGAACCATGAGCCGACTACGGGCTTGGGGGGTCGCCGCTGCGCTGGCGGTCGGCACAACGACGGCGACACCGGCAATCGCGGCCGATAACGGGTCCGCGACCGATGAGCGGCCGTGGTACAAGAAGGTCTTCAGCGCACCAAAACCGACCGGCCCGACGGTTCGCAGCGGACCGGTAATGGGCGGCCCGCGCCCGGCGGCTCCGCTCCCGCCGGACGTGGTCCAGGGGGCCGTGCAAGCTGAGGCCGAGGCCCTGCTCCGCCGGCTCACCGTGTGTACCGAACTCCGCCAAGCGGCCCTGGAGAAAACTCCGGTCGACGAGGCGCTGATGCGGCAGGTCGACGAGCTGGAGCGCCAAGCCAACGCGATCTATCAAACGCGGGTCGCGGCGCTCGGCGTATCGAAGAACACGAAAGCTCCGCTGCCCTCGAATAGCGTCGCGTCGTTCGATCTTGCTCCGGAGAAGCCGCTCGACGCGAAAGCGGCTGCGGCGAAACTGGTCGCCCCGGCTGCCCCGGTCCCGGTATCGGGTACCGCCGCACTCGGCGGAACCTCGGCTCCCGCGCGTCCCACTCAGGAAGTCCGGGAGGTGAACCCGTGAAATCGCTTCTCTTCACGCTAGGCGTGTGCTTGCTCGCCGGGTGCAACACGTTTAAACCGGTCGGACCGTTCGCCAAGGACGCGCCGCTCTCTCAGCAGGGTAAGCCCCTCGCGAGTGTGCCCAGCATCGATCCGACGCCGCCCCCGGCCATTGCCCCCACGCCGCCGACGATGTTCGTCACGCCCGGCGACGTGAAGGCCAATCCCCAAGAGGCCGCGAACAAGCTTTCGAGCGAGCTGGGGATCGATAGCAAGCCGTCAACGACCGGTCCCGTCACCGTCGAGGTGTCGCGCGTTAAGGGCGGGATCAAGTAAGTGATGGGTACGAAAAGCAACGCAGCCGGAGAGTCGTTCTCTCCGGCTGCGTTGCTCGTTTGTTGGTCCGAGTTATTCGTTCTCGTCGGCGAACTCTTCGAGCCGGCACGAGCGCGTCGGCTGGCGGAGCTTTAGCAACCCGCGAGCCTCGATTTGACGGATGCGTTCGCGCGTGATGCCGTACTGCTTGGCCACTTCGTCGAGCGTGCGCGGGGTGCCGTCCTTCAGACCGAACCGCAGTTCGATCACTTCGCGTTCCCGGGGCGCCAAGCTCTTCAGCACTTCGCCGATGCGTTCCTTCAGCAGATTCGCGTCGACGTGCTCGCCGGGATTCGGGATCTGACCATCGCTCAGGAAGTCTTCGAGAGCACGTTCGCCCTCTCCACCAACCGCGTCGTTCAGACTTACCGGGTGCCGGCCGACGATTCGCAGGCTGCGGGCGTCCTCGGGCTTGATATCCAGTGCTGCGGCCAGTTCCTCGGTGGTCGGCTCGCGACCGGTTGCGGCCGTGAGTTCACCTCGCGTCTTCTCCATACGCGACAACAGGCTGATCTGGTGGCACGGCACGCGAACCGTCCGAGCGTTGTCGTGCAGCGCCCGGGTGATCCCCTGCCGAATCCACCACGTCGCGTAGGTGCCGAATTTAAACTCCAGCCGCCACTCGTACTTGTCCACGGCCCGCATCAGCCCGCGGTTACCCTCTTGAATGAGGTCAGAGAACGGCAGCCCGCGGTTGCGGTAGTTCTTGGCGATCGAGACGACGAGTCGGAGGTTCGCTTCCGCCAGTTCCTTCCGCACCGCTTGGTACGCCAGCCGGCGCTTCCGCAGCACGCGGATCAGCGCCGCCAGTTCGTCGGTCGTCATCGACGCACCGCACTCGGCGTCGCGGAGCAACTTGGTCTGTTTGATGCGGTCGGCCGGGCACCCGACTTCGCTCTGCGCGATCGCCAGATGTTTCAGTTCGTCCGCGAGATCGTTCAGTTCGTCCGTCCAGCGTTCCAGGAGCTCCGTTCGCGGCGACAGTTCGCTCACGAGCCGGCGGCACTTAGCGAGCCGGTGGAACCGGTCGCGCTGCCACGCGCTGTGGTCGCCGCGGAACTCGTCCCGGACGCCGGCCGCGAACACCACGCTGTCCTGACCGAGCAGCACACGGAGCGTCGGGAGGTCGGTGCCGAGGCGGGCGAGGATCTGTGCCCGGGTGAGGCGCAGGTCCGCGGAGGAGTAAGCGTCAATGTTCGGGTCGATCGGCGTCTGGCCGGCCGCGATCTGCTCGAATTTCTCCAACACCCGGACGAGCAAACGCGGGCACAATAGTGCCGCGCTGCGGAACCGGTTCCGGTGGTGCTCCAGGCGCTTCGCCAGCGCGAGTTCGCGTTCGCGGTTGAGCAACGGAATGGAACCCATCTGCCGGAGGTACAGCCCGAGCGCGTCGTCCGGTCCGCCCGCGTACTCGTCTTCGCTCGCGGCTTCGCTGTCGCCACTCGCCTCTTCCGGTTCGAGTGCGGTATCTTCGTCCGACTCCTCACTGTCGTCGGCCAAATCGTCGTCCGAATCCTCGCGCTCGTCCTGCGGCACACGTTCGTCGTGCGGCAGTTCGTTCACGGGTTGGTCGTTCAGTTCGTCGTTGTGCGTCATACGGTTCATATTTCAGTCCGTTCCGTCCGGTGAACTCCGGTCGGCAAAAGTCGTGTGCGTACCGTATCGCGATACGGGTCTACCGGGGCCTGATCGCTCCGAGTCCCGTGCCAACGAATTTGTCTTGATGGGGGTCTCGCGTGTCAGTGGTTCCGGACACTGGCCCGCGAGGGGAACAACAGCTTAGGTCGCGATTGTGGGCGGAACAACCCGCCCCAGAATTTCGACGGTCCCGAAGAACGAAAGGTTCACGGTTCGCGCCGATTCCGTTCGATCCCTCAGTATTATACCCGACCTTCCAAGGCCGGGCGCAGATTCGGCCGGTAAACT
This region of Gemmata massiliana genomic DNA includes:
- a CDS encoding BBP7 family outer membrane beta-barrel protein, which encodes MRRILLGGLGIALGVFAHPAFAQQPASTGTKSPRAAAFGRPSAIPDPQPDSGITQTGLRNSISRPTTTSVPGSYPPSSSYAPGNFGTPTPVISQPPTGVVLGEMPMTQPMTPGALTQPRAVPGTPSITESRDPTRRIPTGSLPSEGVVVPSVAPGFDCPVGTDDPFYNANQQHGPFDRLASTRRSWWLTSEVLLWWNRGSQVPPLVTTSSPQFNGIIGQGDTRVLLGGSFGDTYHVGGRIGAGYWFGENECRGIDARVFWVAPTTATFSANTNQYPLLARPFFNINGTLSDPNFGFGQSSEVIAGPGVAIGSVTAAMKSTVWGGELNYRRYLIGDSTARIDLLAGYRYLDVTEQLTITERFARTADSDPNVGIPAISGVINDSFRTENQFHGGQIGIAGTFQRGRWSLDPRATVAFGTVHQTVEINGSQALTFANGLTTTTPGGLLAVPGANIGRFSQDKFAVVPEVGLNVGWQATERLKLFLGYNFLYLSSAVRPGEAIDTRLDAARVPNLLPPGSGSPLVSPIRPQPQFSTSGYFIQGISFGFAFKW
- a CDS encoding sigma-70 family RNA polymerase sigma factor gives rise to the protein MNRMTHNDELNDQPVNELPHDERVPQDEREDSDDDLADDSEESDEDTALEPEEASGDSEAASEDEYAGGPDDALGLYLRQMGSIPLLNRERELALAKRLEHHRNRFRSAALLCPRLLVRVLEKFEQIAAGQTPIDPNIDAYSSADLRLTRAQILARLGTDLPTLRVLLGQDSVVFAAGVRDEFRGDHSAWQRDRFHRLAKCRRLVSELSPRTELLERWTDELNDLADELKHLAIAQSEVGCPADRIKQTKLLRDAECGASMTTDELAALIRVLRKRRLAYQAVRKELAEANLRLVVSIAKNYRNRGLPFSDLIQEGNRGLMRAVDKYEWRLEFKFGTYATWWIRQGITRALHDNARTVRVPCHQISLLSRMEKTRGELTAATGREPTTEELAAALDIKPEDARSLRIVGRHPVSLNDAVGGEGERALEDFLSDGQIPNPGEHVDANLLKERIGEVLKSLAPREREVIELRFGLKDGTPRTLDEVAKQYGITRERIRQIEARGLLKLRQPTRSCRLEEFADENE